AAAGGTGGAGGCTGCCGGTATTAAGAACGGTGACGCGGTCAAGCTGACATTAGATGACGGCGGGCAGGTGGTTCTTGTACAAGCTGCAAGGTCCAGTGAAGGACCGGGGGCCAATCAGGGACAGGTATACCAGGGACTGGTAGATAACGTCTTTTTTATAGGTGGTGAATGCTGGGTGGCAATTACCTGCCTTGACGGCACTAAAATAACCCGCTCGGCTCCCAGCAGCGTCATGGTTAATGACCCCAGCGGCCAGATGTCTTTGGCCGGCTTAAGCGCTGGAAAATATATTGAAATGATGCTGGAAGATAACCAGATTACGTCAATAAATGTACTCAGTACCAGTACCGTAAAAGGTAAGGTCACAGATGTTGAGTCGTCCATTCTGACAATCACCAGCGGTGGGTCCAGGATGGAACTGGAGGTGCCGGGCGGAGTTGCCGTACTAAAAGATAACAGCGCTGTTAGCTACGACACAATTGCGGTTAACAACGAGGTCGAGGTTGCCGTATATGGCCAGAAAGCAATTAAAATTGTAATCCTTCGGGATACCTCACCCGAAGGCACGATCGAGGAGTTGGACGGCGGTGAGATAACCATCAGGGACGTGTACGGTTACATCAATACCTATACCCTTGACGAAGACGTAGAAGTGATCATCGACGGTGATAGCGAGGGTTTGGGTGATTTAAACGAAGGAGACAAGGTCCGTCTGGAACTTAACAGCCGGAATTACGTGACGGACATTGAGGTCCTTGATTCCAGCGAGAGTGACCTTGAGGGTGAAATCAGGGATTTGGATACTACAGGCGCCTACGGGATAACCATACGCAACAGCGATGGAGACAAGTTTACCTATAAGGTGGTCGAAGATGTCGATGTGTACAAGGGAAGCAGGCAGCTTGACTTTGATGAACTTGAAACAGGGGACGAGGTCAGATTGGAGTTGGATAGTGACGGCTGGGTGGATGAGATCGAGGTCCTTGATTACGGCGAGAGTGACCTTGAGGGTGAAATCAGGGATTTGGATACTACAGGCGCCTACGGGATAACCATACGCAACAGCGATGGAGACAAGTTTACCTATAAGGTGGTCGAAGATGTCGATGTGTACAAGGGAAGCAGGCAGCTTGACTTTGATGAACTTGAAATCGGGGACGAGGTCAGATTGGAGTTGGATAGTGACGACTGGGTGGATGAAATCGAGGTCTTAGACAGTGACCAGTCGACTGAGGAAGGTGTAATATCCGGACTCAGGACCGGGAGCAGCCCGCGCTTATGGCTTACAAACAGTGACGGCGACGAGGAGCGCTACGACATCTCCGATGATGTCGATTGCGACAGAGATGGCGATTCAATCGACCTGGAGGAGATTGTCATCGGCAGCGAAGCGGAGATAGAAATAGAAGATGATGAGGTCGTAACCATTGAAATCACCGATGACGAAGATATTACCATTGAGGGAGAAATCATCGACGTGCGGGTTAGCAGCGAAAGGATTCAAATTGAACAAAGCAGCGGAAATCAATTCACGTATTACCTGGAAGACGGAGCCATACTGAGAGACAGCGACGGTGACAGAATTGATCTTGAAGATGTAGAAGAAGGCTGGGATGTGGAACTGCGTCTGAGAGACGGCCAGATCTATAGGCTGACCGAACTTTGAGTTGTTACCTGCATCAATCAAAATGTTAAACCGGTTAGTCAAGCGGCAGGTCACTCCTGGGAGCGGTCTGCTGCTATTTTTTAAGATGTATTTCCGACATTTTTCGGAGGATATTTTGCTTTACGGGAGAAATACTACTGGGTGGCAAATTATACCCAAAATGGGCTGCGGGTCTGACAGTGCCGGTAAGCCTGTGGAGACGGAGGAGTAATAGTATGAGCGAATTAACGCACCTGGATGAGCAGGGTCAGGCCAGGATGGTGGAGGTGGGAGGCAAGGCTGTCACCCACAGGGAAGCCGTTGCCCGCGGCGAGGTCGCCATGCGTAAAGAGACACTCGAATTAATTGTGGAGGGGAAGGCGCCAAAGGGAGAGGTCTTTGGGGTGGCCCGAATTGCCGGGATTATGGCTGCCAAAAAGACATCTGCCCTGATCCCCCTCTGTCATCCCCTGATGATAAGCGGGGTTGACGTTTATTTTCGACCCAATTATGACCGCAACACCGTTGAAATCGAAGCCAGGGTGCGGGTAACCGGACAGACCGGGGTGGAGATGGAGGCGCTGACTGCGGTGAGCGTGGCGGCGCTGGCTATATACGACATGTGTAAGGCTGCCGACCGTGAGATGGTCATCGGGGCGGTCAGGCTGGTCCATAAAAGCGGCGGTAAAAGCGGCGCCTTTGAGCGTAAGGGTGAGGCTGCATGGAGCTAGAACATTTACTCGCGGGCGGCAGCAGGTATCATCTACCGTGCCCCGCTTTAGGGGCTGTTCCGCGGTGAGTACGGTTGAAATCGACCGCCATATTGCCAAGGCTTCTAGAAATGTTGCCCTTCGATAGCGGCATTTGCAGCTATCCTGATATGATAACGATTGGGAGGGTGAAAGATGTACAAAATTGGGATTATTACGGTTAGTGATAAAGGCTCCCGCGGCGAGCGGACGGATGAGAGCGGCCCGGCCATCCGTGAAATGGTTGGAATACTGGGCCATGTCGTCAGTTATAAAATACTGCCGGACGACATTGACGCCCTAAAAGAGGCGATGGTCAACATGTCCGACCGGGAGAAGGTAGAACTGATCCTGACTACCGGCGGCACGGGGTTAAGCCAGCGGGACAATACGCCTGAGGCCACTCTGGCCGTGATCGAGCGCGAGGTGCCGGGTTTACCCGAAGCCATGCGGGCGGAGAGCATGAAGAAGACCAACCGCGCCATGCTGACCAGGGCAGTGGCAGGGGTACGCAAAAACACCCTGATTATCAACCTGCCCGGCAGCGTCAAAGGAGTGCGCGAATGTCTGGAGGTCATCCTGCCGGCGCTGCCCCATGCCCTGGAAATCTTGACCGGCCGCGGCGGTGAGTGCGGTGTAGGTTAGTACTACTGGTAAGAAAATTTTGGGTTGCCCTGTATAGAATGGTTATTGCCGTGGAAAAATATTTCTAGACAGGTAAAAATATTAGTTAAATTGGGATAATAATGAGATAGGAGTAGGAAATGAAAGCTATTATCCGCTAAATGCCTTTTTTTGCTCTAAAAGAGGAAAATTATGCGGTGATTTTATTTGCTTTTGATTTTCTTATTCTATATTATATTTACTGTAGATATTAGCACTCGTCTAGATCGAGTGCTAACAATACAGGAAGCAACCATAAGGAGGGGTATATGTTGATCAGACCATTAGGCGAACGGGTAGTTGTAAAAGCAACGCCCACCGAGGAAAGGACCAAAAGCGGCATCGTCCTTCCGGACACCGCAAAAGAAAAGCCCCAGGAAGGTGAAGTCATAGCGGTAGGCAGCGGCAGGCTTTTAGAAACTGGCCAGAGGGTGCCCATCGACCTGAAGGTCGGGGATAAGATCCTTTTCTCCAAGTACGCCGGCAACGAAGTGAAAATCGATGACGTTGAATATCTGATCATGCGTGAAGCCGACATCCTCGGCGTAATAGAGTAAGGATTATATAAGGAGGTAAATGAATTGGCTAAAGAGATTATCTTTCGGGAAGAAGCCAGGCGCGCTCTTGAAAAAGGCGTCAACGCTCTGGCCGATGCCGTAAAAATTACCCTTGGCCCCAAAGGCCGCAACGTGGTCCTTGATAAGAAATTCGGTTCTCCGATGATCGTTAACGACGGTGTAACCATTGCGAGAGAAATTGAGCTTCCCGATCCGTTTGAAAATATGGGCGCTCAGTTGGTGAAAGAAGTTGCCACCAAGACCAACGATGTGGCCGGAGACGGCACCACTACCGCCTGTGTTCTGGCGCAGGCACTTGTGCACGAGGGTTTACGCAACGTAACAGCCGGCGCCAACCCAATGATCATCAAGCGCGGTATTGAAAAAGCGGTTGAAAAAACAGTTGCTTCTATTAAAAGCTCGGCCAAGCCTATTGAGAGCAAGTCAGCCATTGCTCAGGTAGCCACGATTTCCGCCAACGACGAAGTAATCGGGAACCTCATTGCCGACGCCATGGAAAAAGTGGGCAAAGACGGTGTCATAACTGTAGAGGAGTCCAAGGGCACCACTACCAACCTGGAGATCGTCGAGGGGATGAACTTCGACCGGGGCTACATATCCCCATATATGATTACCGATACTGATAAAATGGAAGCCATCTTAGACGATCCTTACATCCTGATCACGGATAAGAAGATCTCAGCGGTCGCCGACCTTCTGCCGGTTCTGGAAAAAATCGTCCAGTCAGGCAGGCCTTCACTGATTATTGCCGAAGACATTGAAGGTGAAGCACTGGCCACCCTGGTCCTGAACAAGCTGCGCGGCACCATCCAGTGCGTGGCAGTTAAGGCGCCTGGTTTTGGCGACAGGCGCAAGGCCATGCTGGAAGATATCGCTATCCTGACCGGTGGTACCGTTATTACCGAGGAACTGGGCCTGAAATTGGACAAGGCTACCATTGACCAACTGGGCCGGGCTGCCAAGGTCAGGATCAAGAAGGAAGAGACCATCATCGTCAACGGAGCCGGCAGCGCTGATGCAATCACCAAACGGGTAACCCAAATTAAAAGTCAAATTGAGGATACCACTTCTGAATTTGACAAGGAGAAGCTGC
This genomic interval from Pelotomaculum schinkii contains the following:
- a CDS encoding S-layer homology domain-containing protein is translated as MPKKMHLILFIAAFAAVMIFSGALSSEAGGGQLLDIGEASWAEQEITEMSALEILEGYPDGRFLPYQSVTRLEAVAMLIRTLGLDDQARAMEEADVAYQVPYLPWGRGYLIMGVERGMLDKNYLNQLEPTGAATRAQVAALVCLAFDLSATGSSLDFADADQIPYGYQEYVAALVDNGLMQGLPGNVFEPNSVINRAQMAVLLSNLLNKELADPYPDRRITGTVSNIEPISGLIDLQEGASKFLTAECRYYLDGKKVEAAGIKNGDAVKLTLDDGGQVVLVQAARSSEGPGANQGQVYQGLVDNVFFIGGECWVAITCLDGTKITRSAPSSVMVNDPSGQMSLAGLSAGKYIEMMLEDNQITSINVLSTSTVKGKVTDVESSILTITSGGSRMELEVPGGVAVLKDNSAVSYDTIAVNNEVEVAVYGQKAIKIVILRDTSPEGTIEELDGGEITIRDVYGYINTYTLDEDVEVIIDGDSEGLGDLNEGDKVRLELNSRNYVTDIEVLDSSESDLEGEIRDLDTTGAYGITIRNSDGDKFTYKVVEDVDVYKGSRQLDFDELETGDEVRLELDSDGWVDEIEVLDYGESDLEGEIRDLDTTGAYGITIRNSDGDKFTYKVVEDVDVYKGSRQLDFDELEIGDEVRLELDSDDWVDEIEVLDSDQSTEEGVISGLRTGSSPRLWLTNSDGDEERYDISDDVDCDRDGDSIDLEEIVIGSEAEIEIEDDEVVTIEITDDEDITIEGEIIDVRVSSERIQIEQSSGNQFTYYLEDGAILRDSDGDRIDLEDVEEGWDVELRLRDGQIYRLTEL
- the moaC gene encoding cyclic pyranopterin monophosphate synthase MoaC, which codes for MSELTHLDEQGQARMVEVGGKAVTHREAVARGEVAMRKETLELIVEGKAPKGEVFGVARIAGIMAAKKTSALIPLCHPLMISGVDVYFRPNYDRNTVEIEARVRVTGQTGVEMEALTAVSVAALAIYDMCKAADREMVIGAVRLVHKSGGKSGAFERKGEAAWS
- the groL gene encoding chaperonin GroEL (60 kDa chaperone family; promotes refolding of misfolded polypeptides especially under stressful conditions; forms two stacked rings of heptamers to form a barrel-shaped 14mer; ends can be capped by GroES; misfolded proteins enter the barrel where they are refolded when GroES binds) produces the protein MAKEIIFREEARRALEKGVNALADAVKITLGPKGRNVVLDKKFGSPMIVNDGVTIAREIELPDPFENMGAQLVKEVATKTNDVAGDGTTTACVLAQALVHEGLRNVTAGANPMIIKRGIEKAVEKTVASIKSSAKPIESKSAIAQVATISANDEVIGNLIADAMEKVGKDGVITVEESKGTTTNLEIVEGMNFDRGYISPYMITDTDKMEAILDDPYILITDKKISAVADLLPVLEKIVQSGRPSLIIAEDIEGEALATLVLNKLRGTIQCVAVKAPGFGDRRKAMLEDIAILTGGTVITEELGLKLDKATIDQLGRAAKVRIKKEETIIVNGAGSADAITKRVTQIKSQIEDTTSEFDKEKLQERLAKLAGGVAVVQVGAATETEMKDKKLRIEDALNATRAAVEEGIVPGGGVAYITAMKALDELTTDSFDEKTGVDIVRRALEEPLRQIAGNAGLEGSVIVDKVKNSPAGVGFNALLGEFVNMIDSGIVDPAKVTRSALQNAASIAAMILTTETLVADKPEKDKDPMGGMGGMGGMGGMGGMM
- a CDS encoding MogA/MoaB family molybdenum cofactor biosynthesis protein, coding for MYKIGIITVSDKGSRGERTDESGPAIREMVGILGHVVSYKILPDDIDALKEAMVNMSDREKVELILTTGGTGLSQRDNTPEATLAVIEREVPGLPEAMRAESMKKTNRAMLTRAVAGVRKNTLIINLPGSVKGVRECLEVILPALPHALEILTGRGGECGVG
- the groES gene encoding co-chaperone GroES, with the translated sequence MLIRPLGERVVVKATPTEERTKSGIVLPDTAKEKPQEGEVIAVGSGRLLETGQRVPIDLKVGDKILFSKYAGNEVKIDDVEYLIMREADILGVIE